One genomic window of Paraburkholderia sp. BL23I1N1 includes the following:
- the rfbC gene encoding dTDP-4-dehydrorhamnose 3,5-epimerase, which translates to MTIQIKHTAIRDVKLIEPCIQSDKRGISFDSFDQEEFEERVARGYRFVQERHLVSAHNVLCGLHYQIRRPQGKLVRVVNGEVVDVAVDLRRLSPTFGRWTSARLSASNCRQLWIPPGFAHGFLVLSDVAEVLCKTTERAFVEHERTLQWDDPDIAIAWDLDKAPITSARDAVGTSFSVAEVY; encoded by the coding sequence ATGACAATTCAGATTAAGCACACGGCAATTCGCGACGTCAAGCTGATCGAACCATGCATCCAATCAGATAAGCGGGGTATTTCGTTTGACAGTTTCGACCAAGAGGAATTCGAGGAACGTGTGGCGCGCGGCTATCGATTCGTGCAGGAGCGTCACTTGGTGTCTGCCCACAATGTGCTGTGTGGTCTGCATTATCAGATTCGGCGCCCGCAGGGGAAACTAGTGCGTGTAGTGAACGGTGAGGTGGTCGACGTGGCGGTTGACTTGCGACGCTTATCGCCCACGTTCGGGCGCTGGACCAGTGCACGGCTATCGGCATCCAACTGCCGTCAGCTGTGGATTCCACCGGGGTTTGCGCATGGTTTCCTCGTGTTGTCGGATGTCGCAGAGGTACTTTGCAAGACAACCGAGCGCGCCTTTGTCGAGCATGAACGCACGTTGCAGTGGGACGATCCCGATATCGCGATTGCCTGGGATCTGGACAAGGCGCCAATCACATCCGCGCGTGATGCGGTAGGTACG